In one window of Zingiber officinale cultivar Zhangliang chromosome 11A, Zo_v1.1, whole genome shotgun sequence DNA:
- the LOC122032366 gene encoding probable cysteine desulfurase, which translates to MSSPMEQAAGGLRAGGAGEFELIKLLSSYMDHAGEDDEGSRFRWLRSQIIGGEAEFDTPLGRRRVTYADHTASGRFLAFVEEFLRRHVLPSYGNTHTADSYVGRRTTGLVREATHYIKRRLGASGRRDVLLFCGSGSTAAIKRLQEVMGVAVPSLLRDAVLRQLPLAHRWVVFVGPYEHHSNLLSWRESLVEVVEVGLDDAGMVDIDHLEASLRSPDFAGRPKLGSFSACSNVTGIHSDTRAIATVLHRHGAYACFDFACSGPYVDIEMRTGEEDGYDAIFLSPHKFLGGPGSSGILLMNDALYRIKDTPPSTCGGGTVLYVSGHDEETLYYGEVEEREDAGTPGIVQNIRAAAAFLVKEWAGEAAIGRAELQMLRRASERLAGNPRVLVLGATTAAGSDPAVARQPIISFLVYPEAQGEGTRGKPLHCRFTTRLLNDLFGIQGRGGCACAAPYGHRLLSIDRRQSKAIKSVIQMGYEGIAPGWTRVSFTYYTSLEELEFVLDAVEFVADHGHKFLPLYTFDWKTGDWDFMHHQQGFFPMKPKDEDDEASGGKPFNGYMNFAKNIVASLPTFTVKRYIPEAIHSELVYFLL; encoded by the exons ATGTCGTCGCCGATGGAGCAAGCGGCCGGAGGGCTGCGTGCAGGAGGAGCTGGCGAGTTTGAGCTGATAAAGCTCCTGAGCTCGTACATGGATCATGCGGGCGAAGACGACGAGGGCAGCAGGTTTCGGTGGTTGCGGTCGCAGATCATCGGCGGTGAGGCGGAGTTCGACACTCCGTTGGGACGCCGCCGGGTAACGTACGCCGACCACACGGCTTCCGGCAGATTCTTGGCATTCGTGGAAGAATTCCTCCGCCGACATGTCCTGCCTTCCTACG GGAATACCCACACGGCGGACAGTTACGTCGGCCGCCGGACCACCGGATTGGTCCGAGAAGCCACGCATTACATCAAGCGGCGGTTGGGGGCGAGCGGCCGGCGCGACGTTCTCCTCTTTTGCGGCTCCGGCTCCACCGCCGCCATCAAGCGCCTTCAGGAGGTGATGGGCGTCGCCGTCCCGTCCCTCCTCCGCGACGCCGTGCTCCGCCAGCTGCCGCTGGCCCATCGCTGGGTCGTCTTCGTCGGCCCCTACGAGCACCATTCCAACCTCCTTTCCTGGCGCGAGAGCCTGGTAGAGGTGGTCGAAGTCGGCCTCGACGACGCCGGCATGGTCGACATCGACCACCTGGAGGCGTCCTTACGGTCTCCCGACTTCGCCGGCCGCCCCAAGCTCGGCTCCTTCTCCGCCTGCAGTAATGTCACAGGGATTCACTCCGACACGCGCGCCATCGCCACCGTGCTTCATCGCCATGGCGCCTACGCCTGCTTCGACTTCGCTTGCAGTGGACCTTACGTCGACATCGAGATGAGGACAGGGGAGGAGGACGGCTACGATGCGATATTTCTGAGCCCTCACAAGTTCCTCGGCGGCCCCGGGAGCTCCGGCATCCTCCTGATGAACGACGCGCTCTACCGCATCAAAGATACGCCGCCGTCCACCTGCGGCGGCGGCACCGTACTCTACGTCAGCGGCCACGACGAG GAAACCCTGTACTACGGCGAGGTGGAGGAGCGGGAGGACGCGGGGACGCCGGGGATCGTGCAGAATATCCGGGCGGCGGCGGCGTTCCTGGTGAAAGAGTGGGCAGGGGAGGCGGCGATCGGGCGAGCGGAACTCCAGATGTTGCGGCGAGCGTCGGAGAGGCTGGCCGGGAACCCGAGGGTGCTGGTTCTGGGCGCTACCACCGCCGCCGGCTCCGACCCGGCGGTTGCGCGGCAGCCCATCATCTCGTTCCTGGTCTACCCAGAAGCGCAAGGAGAAGGGACACGTGGCAAACCCTTGCACTGCCGCTTCACCACGCGGCTGCTCAACGACTTGTTCGGGATCCAGGGACGCGGCGGCTGCGCGTGCGCCGCGCCATACGGTCACCGTCTCCTCTCCATCGACCGCCGCCAATCCAAAGCCATCAAATCCGTcattcaaatg GGTTACGAAGGAATCGCACCAGGGTGGACTCGAGTGAGCTTCACATACTACACCTCCTTGGAAGAACTCGAATTTGTGCTCGATGCAGTTGAATTTGTGGCTGATCATGGCCACAAATTTCTTCCACTTTATACTTTCGATTGGAAGACAGGGGACTGGGATTTCATGCACCATCAGCAAGGCTTCTTCCCCATGAAACCTaaggatgaagatgatgaagcctctgGTGGCAAGCCATTCAATGGTTACATGAACTTTGCCAAGAACATTGTGGCTTCCCTACCAACCTTCACAGTAAAGAGATACATTCCAGAGGCCATTCATTCTGAGTTGGTCTATTTCCTGCTGTAG